AGCCAATCAGCCTGTTCTCAACCAGGCTGCTTGCTCATCTGGAACCAACCGGAAGACAGCATTGTGCTTCAGAACACCGTCTAATGTGCACACCTTCTAATTGGCTAATCTAGTCCACGGAGATGTGAATTCGGTGTCTAGTGACTTCGACTCAGCTCAAATACCTCTCGCTCGCCAACTTCGCAAGTTATAATTTCTGCTTCATTTCGCCCTCAAATACGTGTGACAAAGCAATTGTGAAGACCTCCCATTGAAATCCGCTATGGATGTCCTGCCGCCGCCAGACTACCCTCCGCTCCAACCGAGCGATTACCCTCAAATGCCAACTCGAACGCCACCAGCCACTCTTGAGGTGTTGCGTGCTTCTTGCGTGAGCGGTGGTATTCAGAAATTTCGTGAGATTCTTGAAACACAAAGTTCTTCGGAGGGCTTTGACATATGCGACTTCTATGCGACTTCTATGCGATAATGATCGAAGCCATCAAACGAGACAACGTACAATTCATCAAAGAACTCCTTGATCGTGGCTTACATATGGATACGCTCTATACTCTGGAAGCCGTCAATGCGCAGGCAAAGGATATCCTCGAGGTATTTCTTAAAAATGGGTGGAATATCAACCAGCCTATAAGCGAGCTGAAACCTCCTTTGTTAGGGTAAGGCTCGTCCTAATAATCTTAAGTTCTCAACCATCTTATCGATAATATTCTGATATTTATTTAGTTATGCTATTCAAGATAAGGAGATGGTGGCTTGGCTTCTCGATCATGGGGCTGATCCTAATCGACAATGTGTTATTGACCTTACTCCACTTTCCCTTGCTATCGAGAGCGCGCCAGTATCAGTTATCCAGCTCATGCTTAATCGTGGCGGAGATATTCGAAAAGGCCAACTTCTTCATCATGCAATTGAACGGCATTCGGATAATATTACGGTCTTAAGCCTTCTTCTAGGGAAAGGGGCAGATATCAATTCAACTATGTACGAGGACCATTATCCTTCTCGGGCGCTATTCTCTTTCATGGGCCTCGGAACGCCTCTGCATAAAGCGGCTGAACTCGGTAAAGCGGATGTGGCTCGCTACTTGGTTAGCAAAGGAGCAAATTTGCATAATAAAGATGGAAAAGGTCGCACAGCTCTGGATTATGCGCATATGTTAAATCAGCGGGTGGTGATTCATGCACTCGAGGAAGGCAAGTAgcttgtctcttcttcttgatacGCTTGGCCATGTATTCTTTGGATGAACTGATCTACGTGATTTATTTTACTGTTCGCCAGCATCTGAAATTAGTACTATCATAAGCGCGCTTTCCTGTAcaatcatcttcaaggcTTGTAAAACAGTATTCAGTAAGAGCTTGACCGTGCTGTTACTGAAATTGAACCTCGTGACAGTAAGTACACAGTACAAGACAAGTACCTTGTTCCACCGTGAAAATTCCTCCTGTGCGGCTGCATACAGATAGACGGGAGCATTAGGATCACGGTGATGAGCCATGCTTTGCTCCATATCGCCACACTCGAAATCCTGCTCTAGGTCCCAGAACAAAGCCTGAACATTCAACGCTTTAATGGTTGATTGATACTTGAGATAAGGATCCGGATTTCGGTGGTCCAAAGCTTGGCCACGGGTAGCTTCGGAGGCACGAGCTCGATGATTTGGCATAGATCTTTCTGAAATTGCTTCTATGTGCTCACCTTCAACCTGGTTTGCGAGGCACCTCGAATGCCGTGCACTCGCAAAGTATTTTATAGCCATCACGTCTGGGCAGACTGGTATTGTTGTGTcacagagaagagaaagttAGAGCTTTATCTTTCTTAGGCCTCTCCAAAGTGGCCATTCGGGAAAAGCGTACGTTCTGAGCTTCTTTCCTTCATTGCATTGTTCATGGCTCCCTCCTCTCAGGAGGGCGTTTAGCCAGAAGCTTCTCAATGGTAGAGATGCCCTTGAAAGCACTGTCTGCTATTCTGTGAACGATGACCCAGAAAACCAAATTGAATGCTGGGATATTGTGCTCTCTGAACCAGCTTTTGGGTCTATTAGAGACTGTCAGTATATCCATACGATCGAATGCCTCATAAGTATTTAGATACTGACGCCTTTGTATTGTCTTGAAAGCGACAATCCTTCAGAAACTCAAGATCGATTCTGACCTAGCATTTGATTGTTCCCGGTTCAAGGACCCTTTTCAAGTGAAGTGTTAAATGCTGAAGAGAATCATCAGTAAATGGATCTAATAAATGGATAAACCCAAACAAAATTTATAATACATGGCTTGGTTAGAATCCCGATATGCACTTGACCCAACTATCGCTCCCGCTCTAGCCCTGGAGCCTGCAACTAGAGCGAAGCCCTCATTTGCACTGTTGCCTTTTTGTGCAAGTATTTGTGAGTGTCGTCAACGAAGAGTCTGCGCAAGAGATATTCAATATCCTTTGCGGTCACGAGAAACTGCTCCCGGGGTTTTGCACGGAGGTTATATTTCCTCTTCAACTCGGTTCTGATATACTATGAAACAGATATTAGTTCGTTGAACTCATGAAACCCAGAACTTATATACATTGAGAACGCCCTTTTTCAATCCCATAGGGATCTCTCTGGAGGTAGTCTCGGCTTTCCTAAAAGaaggtaaatttgatgaaaTGCCCGCAAACTTTATCCGTTGATGTGAAGCCCTTCCTCCGCGTGATAATGTAGTATTCCGCAGATAGCTTCATTGCCTGTGAAAGTCTGTATAGGCTTTTCTTTCATCGTTTCTCACTCTCCAGACTCGCCTCTTGAAAGCACCTATCTATCATAACTCATTACGCAGGTCCCTGAGAAGATACATCATCTGCTAATATACAAGACCCACGTTCGGACAGCGCGGTCATACTCGTCATGAGTTGCAAGAGCTAGCTCACGAAGTACAATATTGTTTTCCTTGCTTTCCTGCTGATTCTGGCACTCGAGCGTGAAACCTCGTGGGGCAGCAAGGGTAGCTTGTTCCTGTAAGATCTGGTGGAGGTCTTTGCGCGGCATTTCTATAACCCCTGCAAAACAGGATCCTAAGCAATTTAGGAGTTTGTGGACCGGGTACTACCTCCTGTGGCAAGAGCTGCATCCCCTCGTTTGATCGGAAAGGGTAAGAATGGCCAAACGCTTCTCTAAGTCCACAAGCAAAACAGATCATAAGCGCCTAGTGCATAAAGTCTTTTGTATACACGGTGAAAGTGATACTGGGTAGGATACGGAGTGGTCTGAAAAGGTGTGATTCCCTATGAATGTGGACCGCAGCAACTTTGCTGTGAAGAATAtgaatgagaaagaaggaagagtaGGTTAAGCGTATGAGACGATTACGGAAGTTTCGGCGCTCACGCTCCCCAAATCGCATCCTCCGTTGGTGGCGCAAGTTCCACAATGTCCTCACAGGTAAGCAGGGCAGGGTAGAATTTGGTAATCAGTGAAGCAATCGCAACCTTGAACGTCCCTGAGTACATCAATTGCCGTTCTCCCAGGGTAACATCAACAGCTTTTAGAAACGGTGCGGGAGAGCCCGGTTTCGACTTCACATCCACAACGGAATGCAGGCATTCCTCATCGACCATGAGGCACATACGCGTGTGGAGTCCAGGCTCAAGTCGATCATTCtcggcatcttcatccatctcctccacggACAGGCGATAGGCATATGCCACTCTCGCCGGCGGCTCCCCAGCCATTGCTTCATCTGACACGAACTTGAGAAAGATTCGATCGCGAATACGCTCGATCCCAGATTCTACTGGGGCAGCATTTATGCCCTGGTCGAGGAACTCGTCGTACTGGGCCATGAAATTCTCCCAGAGGGGCTCGTCGGAATAATGCGTGCGGAACACTAGAAACCCGAAATCGGACcagtcttcctcctcgaccagctcgaccAGTGCTTCCAGATTTTCGAGGATCTGGTCCGCACCAGCTTCTCCTGTGGCGGGTTGTACAGCGTTATCGGCTGGGTGCGATGATGGGATTTGAACTGGAAGAGCCCCGCGACCAAGACGTCGCTCATTTACGCGGGCCATGTTCTGTGCGCTGATGAGCTTGGCTTCGGCAGCCTGGCGCTCCATCAGGCTTTGTAGTTGCTGGGATTATTAGCAAGAAGATTGTGCAAATAGGTAACTCGAAAATCCTGTAACAGATTACATTGTCTTCTGCCATCTTTGCTCTAGTTAAGGTGTACCTCTTCTGAAAGGGCTTCAAGGGCGGCGTCAGTCTGGTTCTGATACATCTCCTCCGTCCATCCTGGCGGCAGGTAAGATAAGGTTTCAGCTTCAGCCATTGTGCAATATATTTGTGAGTTAGTGAAGCGTGGGTGCAGATGGAAGTGAGTCACGATGAAACTAAACTTGGGAATGAGAAAACTAGAAGCACCACCAGTGATatggatcatcatcacatgATCCTGCTACGTAAAGAATCATGTGATGAGAGGTGATTAGCCGGGGGCCAGGTATTCATAGCTCCTAGATGTAATTTCCATTCAAATAGTTGAGAGTGGTAGGAAACAAGAATCGCAGATTGTACATACGCCCTTAGTTCAtgttggaaaaagaaaagcaggTGATCTGGGTGAGAATATTCACCCTATTCTCACCCACTGCTAACTTATCTCTCTTATCAACTCGGTCTCCCAAGTTCTCACCTAGATCACCCACTTTCGCCCCTAGATCTCATACTGTATGAGCGACAGAGGTTCAACCAAGCTACAGTATTTGATAGATCTGGTGGACAGCCGTTGATATTCACATTGATGACAGAAATCTACCCAGTCTACCTCAATATGCAGTAGTTTTTCATATTACCTATGTACTCATAGTACTCGGTTGACGGTGATGGTCAGATGGATGGCCTGTCTGCCTTAGGCTATCACACGTCATCTCCGTTGCCTGGTGGGGGTGCTCGCTCTCTCCGCAGTGCCTCCGAGTCAACAAAAGAGCGCTGGCTTTTCGCTGTGGACAATCTTTTCAGCCCCCTTACCCTTTTCCTTTGACCCCGCCAAGACCCAAGATGACCTCGTGAGTTTCCATCCTGATGTATGTTGGAGGCCGCTATATGGTCAATTTGAAACTGACTTTCCTGAGGTAGTAATATTCTACAGCTACCGTTTCGGCGGTCTCATTCCGTCTCACTGGCCGATGCGATCACGCAGTATATTTCGTCCAAATATGATCAACGTCCGGATATGTTCGCTGACGACTTGATGATCATTGATCGACTTCGCAACGAGGCCATTCACGTTCAAGAGCCGCATATCAGTGGGATCAGTCGGCTCGTAACCTATGCTGCACAATTGAAATGGCTCGGGGGAAAATTTCCAATTGATGTGCGCAGTCATTCATACCGAATTTGCCATGCGGTTTGATTGAAACAACTTGGACTGAACAATTTCTCAACCAGGTTGGCGTGGACTTTTCATGGTATCCTTCGCTAGGCTTTAATACAGCGCGGCCTGGTGAGTTCATCAATATTCGAATCCTCCAACCTGTGAAAAGACACTGACTGTTTGTGGGAATCTCCAGTGACCCAGAATAATCTGCGATTCGAGCTAGCCAACATACTCTTCAACCTTGCAGCTCTGTACTCACAGCTTGCCTATTCACTGAACCGTACAACGGCCGATGGCCTGAAGCAGGCATGCAACTACCTGTGCCAAGCAGCGGGCGTTTTGGCCCACTTACGAACCGACATTATTCCCGATCTTCGAACGTCACCACCAGAggacatggatgagatgACCCTACAGAGCCTAGAGCAGCTTTTACTCGCTCAGGGTCAGGAATGCTTTTGGCAGAAAGCTGTGAAGGATGGGCTCAAAGATGCTTCGATCGCCCGGCTGGCGGCGAAGGTCTCTGACTTTTACGCTGACGCCGGCGACTTTGCAGTCAAATCGAATGCGATAAGCACCGAATGGATCCATCACATGACCGCGAAACACCATCACTTTGCCGCTGCGGCCCAATATCGACAGTCTTTGGACTGTTTGGAGAAGCGCAAGTACGGAGAAGAGGTCGCTCGGCTGCGAGATAGTTTGAATTGCGTCAATGAGGGACTGAAAGAGTCCCGGTGGATTGGCAAGACAGTGCTAGGCGATTTGAATGGGCTGAAAACCCGCGTTGCAGAAGATCTGAAGCGCGCAGAGAAAGACAATGATATTATCTATCTCAGTCCTGTTCCCCCAAAGTCGGAGCTCAAGAGCTTGGACCGTGCTTCGATGGTTGCACCAAAGGCGCCCTCGCAAGTGACTGATGCAATTTCCATGCTGGGCGATAAGGGGCCATTGGGACAACCGCTGTTCTCGAAATTGGTGCCTTATGCTGTGCATATTGCGGCGAGCATCTACTCAGACCGCCGAGATCGGCTGGTTAACGAGTCACTAATCGGCGAGCTGGAGTCTTTGACTGACAAGTTGAGAGAGTAAGTCCTATCAATCTCTGGAGAACTTGCTAGTGAGGGGTCTTTTTTCCACGGAACTCAAGCTCACATATTTTCTAGTCTTTTGACTTCTCTGAATTTGCCCGGCTCGTTGCAAGCTCTGGAGAAGCCACTTGGTCTACCAGGGACAGTGATTTCCCATGCCGAGGAAATGCGACAGCAAGATGGATTGAACCGCCTCAGACGGTCCGTGGAGGATACCAACAAAGTCAAGACTAATGACCAGTTGATTTACAACGAAGGCGTTGAGCTACTAGCGGCCGAGAAGGCCGAGGACGAAGCGGCCAGGCGAAAATATGGCACTGACCGTTGGGCGCGCGCAAGCTCCGAGGCTGCCGCGCGCAAGCTCTATAATACCTCGAAAGAGATCAGCGGCTACTTTAGCTCTGCGCAAAATAGTGATGATCTCGTGGAGCGTAAACTGCGCGACTCCGAAGGCGTCTTTCGCGTGTTGACGGGAACGAATCGAGATCTCGAGTCGTACGTTCCTAGCAGTCGCAGAGCATCGATCCCCCCCGAGGTCGAGCGGGAGGCTTCCAAATTGAGAACTTGTCTCAGCGAAGTCAGCCGCATGGAGAATCGCCGACGCCGACGCATCCAGGCTCTCAGGGATAAAGCCCGCGCAGACGATATCCGTATGTCTCCTCTACCTCTTGACTCCTGACGAGTGTGACGCATTCGCAGCTCAGTACTAACACGAGGTAATGCAAACTCCAGATCCTGCCCTGCTGAGGGAGACTGCTCGACTTGAAAGAGAATTCCCCATGCAGGCTATTCAAGCCAGCCAATTTGAAGACCTGTTCGAGGATCATCTGCGATTGTACGACCCCGACCACGAGATGCTCGCACAAGAGCGGCGAGAGCAGGAACAGATCTCTCTGCAGGTTCGTGAGGCCAATCAAGCCTTCAGTCGGGCGCACACAGGGGATGCCTCTACCCGAGAGCGTGAGACTGCATTGCAAGAGCTGGAAAATGGGTATTTGAAGTATAAGGAGATCATTTCGAACCTCGAAGTTGGTCGCAAGTTCTATAATGATCTTGCCAAGATTGTGAGCCGATTCCGCGATGACTCCAAGACTTTTGTGCATCAGCGGCGTATGGAGGCGAGTCAACTGGAAGCGTACGTCTTTTTACCACTCCTCCCTTTTTGTCCTCGCCTTTCCCATTTGTCCTCCCGACGAAGGAGGACACAAGTGAATTGACTGCCATTGACTCACCATGCATATTTTTACAGAGATATTTCCAACGTGGCCGCCATGTCTTCCTTGCGCCTCACGCAACCACACCTGCACCAGGCATCTCCCTCACCTGCTCGTCCTCACCACCAAATTCCTCCGTCTTCATACTCGGGGCTCGTATCTGGCCCAGCGGAATCTCAAGCGCAGGTGCTTTCTTCGCCCCAGGCCGCCCCTCAACATCTAGTGCCTGGCCCAGTCTCAGCCCCGATGCATTCACCACGTCCCTCGGGAGGAGCTGCTGCACCCTTGACCGCACCACAACCCGTACGCGCCGCAGTGCCGCCACCCAGCGTTCCCACCCCGGGCATGTGGTCACCTGAAATGGGGATTCGATTTGACTCGGCGGGCGTTCCGCCAGGCGCCAATGCGGGGCCTGCTCCGGCGTCAGCGAAAGGGCAGCCCGGCACATGGGATCCTAGTCAAGGGCTGCGGTTTTCATGATCTGTGCGAGGGGCGGATTTGAGTCTATTTGTTGCGTTTTGGGTAGTCAAGGCTGTACATCAGCATAGAAGTATATACAGAGATACCGTCTCTACGAGATCTCAATGACACCAGTCGGTCACATCTATTTGTTCATGTCGGAATGGCACTGCTTAGGGTTGCACTCAGACGGTGATTTCATCAATAATGGTATCCGCCGGATGTTTCTCTATAGGTTGGGCAACCTAGGGAGAGGGTCTATATATCCAAAAAGCCGGGGATTGGGCACACTCTAGATAATGCATAAATGGGGTTCCCCTTCTGAGATGCAAGAGTGGGTGTAGCTATCAACACTCGAGAGTTGAATGGGATCGATATCTGTCCAAGGTCATCAATTATAACTGCAGGCAGATGCGTCAATTTACATATTCTATTAATGCCAGGCCTGTCGACTCGTGGAGTATGGAATATACACTGTCCAACTAGCGGATTATGAAATGTTTCTCATAGTAGCCCGGGGGTTTACGGTTATCAACTTGACTGTTCTGGGAGGTTGCTGATAGGCCATATGTAAGATAATTCGCGAATCGAATAAGTAGTATACAAGTTGACCGGTTGTGTCCcttgctttctttctttcctccaccCAGACATCAAGTCCCATCCACAGAAGTGGCTGGCATCGCGCTTTGATCTCAGACGGGCTTGGGTGAGGCGTCAACTCTTGATGCCCGTTGAGATCTGTTCATTGGTTTTCCATCTGCACGATGACATTTTCCCCCCGAAAGTCCTCCGGTACAATGCAGTAGTACATACTATAGTGACAAGGTTGATGCATCGCATCATCAGGGCGCATTGGTCATGATCATGTGATTTGACTGGATCCTGGGGCATTTGTATTGTCACCACGTCTACACCAGTATTCACCTCATACTTATACCCGCGAAAGACGCTGGTGGTCGTATATCTCGATTGGATCAAGATTCAAGAGGATTGAAACCATCCATGTGCTTTACCCCCGCCCTCCCACAAGATAATGGAAGCCAGACTGTCTTGAATGGTTCGAGGACCCCCCTCTTTGAATCTATAAATAAAATCTACAATCTTATCATCATGTCTCAAACATGCCTCCGAGACTGAGCAAGTACACACAGACTACTGGGCTACTGGCTCGTGGGCCGACAGTGAGTGATCGGTTAGTCAGTGACTACAAAGAATAACTAAAGATTCTTGGTGCCGAGTCCGTCGGAAACATGAACCACGGCGGCAGCACACTCAAGGACAAACCAATCGAGGGTCTGGAACGGCCAAGCGCCGGACAGCAAAGTCTCCTCCGAGCGCTAAGCCTCCCCGGGTCTGAGTCTGGCGGTTCGTTGGACTCCGtcattttgattttttctttcttttttggctGGGCGAGGGACTTGGGAGGCCCGAGAGCGCTGAACGCCCACGCGAGGGTGACGAGGCCCCGGACTGCCCAGAGGCCAAGGCCTGACTCGAGACTGGAAAGCAGCCCAAACCGGATGCTGGCGGGCGCCAATAAGTTGAAGAGAAGTTGAGTGGGTTGAAGTTGGCCACGTAAGTACAGCAGAGAAGACCGTGTGTAGCGCAGGGAATGCAGTGCAATGTAGACTGGGCACTTTACATTGTGGTGATTGTACACTTGCAGTGTGATGGGTCTTATACAGAATATTCATATACAGTAAAATCAGAGTTAATCCAGATCGCGCAACAGGGTGAACGTGGAATGAATCGATCCAGACTGTCACGTGGTAAGTTGAGTTGACCTGCACCGTCCAGGGAAAGGGAGCCCGAGAGTGTGGCAAAGTATGGTTGCCTGACAGAACGGGCAGCGTCGTGACGCATGTTGCGTGTGCAGAAAGCCGAGCCTGGGGATCGCTCACGTTGAACGGATGATCCTCGCTGCACTCGTCAGCAGATTGACAGGAGACACCATGAGGAACCCTTCGTGGAGTCATCTGTGATATAATAGCTGATGTGTCCAGCTCCATCGGGTCCGAG
The window above is part of the Penicillium oxalicum strain HP7-1 chromosome VI, whole genome shotgun sequence genome. Proteins encoded here:
- a CDS encoding pH-response regulator protein palA/RIM20 translates to MTSNILQLPFRRSHSVSLADAITQYISSKYDQRPDMFADDLMIIDRLRNEAIHVQEPHISGISRLVTYAAQLKWLGGKFPIDVGVDFSWYPSLGFNTARPVTQNNLRFELANILFNLAALYSQLAYSLNRTTADGLKQACNYLCQAAGVLAHLRTDIIPDLRTSPPEDMDEMTLQSLEQLLLAQGQECFWQKAVKDGLKDASIARLAAKVSDFYADAGDFAVKSNAISTEWIHHMTAKHHHFAAAAQYRQSLDCLEKRKYGEEVARLRDSLNCVNEGLKESRWIGKTVLGDLNGLKTRVAEDLKRAEKDNDIIYLSPVPPKSELKSLDRASMVAPKAPSQVTDAISMLGDKGPLGQPLFSKLVPYAVHIAASIYSDRRDRLVNESLIGELESLTDKLRDLLTSLNLPGSLQALEKPLGLPGTVISHAEEMRQQDGLNRLRRSVEDTNKVKTNDQLIYNEGVELLAAEKAEDEAARRKYGTDRWARASSEAAARKLYNTSKEISGYFSSAQNSDDLVERKLRDSEGVFRVLTGTNRDLESYVPSSRRASIPPEVEREASKLRTCLSEVSRMENRRRRRIQALRDKARADDIHPALLRETARLEREFPMQAIQASQFEDLFEDHLRLYDPDHEMLAQERREQEQISLQVREANQAFSRAHTGDASTRERETALQELENGYLKYKEIISNLEVGRKFYNDLAKIVSRFRDDSKTFVHQRRMEASQLEADISNVAAMSSLRLTQPHLHQASPSPARPHHQIPPSSYSGLVSGPAESQAQVLSSPQAAPQHLVPGPVSAPMHSPRPSGGAAAPLTAPQPVRAAVPPPSVPTPGMWSPEMGIRFDSAGVPPGANAGPAPASAKGQPGTWDPSQGLRFS